The DNA window atgggaccctaaagaaaattgagaatatatgttggatatgattctccctctatagtgaggtatcttgagatacaaactggagatgtatttaaagctcggtttgcggattgtcattttgatgaatcaaaatttccaacattagggggagagaagaagcttcctgaaaaggaacttaattggaatgcgttatcgttgatgcatttagatcctcgatcagggtaatgtgaactagaagttcaaaagattatacatttgcaaagaatagcaaatgatttgcctgatgcattttccgatacaaagagaataaccaaatcttatataccagcggaaaatgttccaattcgaattgatgtcccagtaggacaagtagccactgaagcaaattcacgccagaagcgtggcaggcctgtcggttccaaagacaaaaatccttgaaagagaaaagaggtaaatactattcctgttgaaaaagacatagtagagacacctgcagttgtccaaaattctgatataacgccagaagacgttcaggtacctgaaaattgtgaaaatgacgagatctcgataaattatgtctttacaggagagaaataggaccgaaataagacaattgtcaatgaaatatttgcatataatgtggcattaaatatcatgcatgaaagtaaggatcgaagaatgtcgacaaaggaaggattggccaaaatggaaagaagccatgaaggctaaattagactcacttgcaaaacgtgaagtctttggacctgtagtccgtacacctgaagatgtaaaacctgttggatataagtgggtatttgtgagaaaacgaaatgagaaaaatgaagttgtgcgctataaagcccgacttgtggcacaaggtttttcacaaaggcccggtatagattatgaagaaacgtattcccctgtagtggatgcgataactttgcgttatttggtcagtttatctgcatatcataaactacatatgcatttaatagatgtggtaacagcctatttatacggctcattagatcgggatatctatatgaaagtccctgaaggactaaagatagcTAAACTATCCAAggaatattcgcaagggttatacttagtcaaattgcaaagatctttatatggtctaaagcaatctggacgaatgtagtataatcgtcttactgagtatctggccaaaaacggtTTCAAGAATGATGACATCTGCCCATgtattttcataaagaaaactacatctgggttcattataattgctgtgtacgttgatgatttaaatatcattgggactcctgaagagattccaacaattataaaaactctaaaagaagagtttgagatgaaagatcttggaaagactaaattttgtctcggcctgcagatcgagcatataaaagacgggatctttattcatcaaacaacatacatagaaaagatcttgaagagattttatatggataagtcacatccattaagtaccccaatgatcgtaagatctttggatgtgaaaaaggatcaattccgtcctaaagaagaaaatgaagatatccttggtcctgaagtaccatatcttagtgccattggagcactaatgtatcttgctaataatacatgACTTGATATATCATTTGcagtgaatttactagcaagatatagttcctctccaaccagaagacattggagtggaatcaaacaaattccaaccagaagacattggagtggaagcaagcaaatctttcgatatcttcatgaaACGGTTGATGTGGGATTATTTTATCCCTacggatccaagtcacaactagttggctatgcagatgccggatacttgtctgatccacataaagggagatctcaaacaggatacatgttcacatatggtggtacagctatatcttggaggtccacgaaacaaacaattgctgcaacatcctctaatcatgctgaaatactggcaattcatgaagctagtcgcgagtgtttttggctgaagagtctgattcaatatattatgtcatcatgtggactgattgatcataagatagctccaactgtcctgtttgaagataatacagcatgcattgctcaacttaaaggcggatacaTTAAAGGCgatagaacaaagcacatttctcccaaattcttcttcactcatgatcttcaaaatcaagggacaattgatgtctaACAGATTCACTCAAGTGACAATTtggcagatttattcacaaagtccctctcaaaatcctcctttgaaagattggtacctgagattgggatgcgccgatttcgagacattaaataaTGTCGGCAAGAGgaggagactgtactctttttcccttaGTCAggtttttttttccattgggtttttcctgacaaggtttttaatgaggcagtccccatcactaaaggattttgtactctttttccttcactaaggtttttttccattaggtttttctttagtaaggttttaatgaggcataaTTCTAAATGGGCATCTAAGGgagagtgttgtgataagatcACATTAGATGCCCATTAATATGGACGGTTGAATTCCATTTCCAATAAGAATTAAGTTGAAAAAGCAAACTGCTTATAAATAGAGAAGCCATTTGAGGGATATTATACACAAGCAAgtaataataaatcaattatctctttatgttgcaatcaaatactcttctctttatttttctactacaattctttctcttcttttattttataagtattttaaattctcttttctattactctttacatataatattaatagcaatattaatcatctttattatattgagatagtaacaataaacatatgcaattctctttctctttacttttaatacttctttctatctttgtatatatatacacattacaacatataatattattatatatatatatataaatcattattgaactaattattttaatactagagtcttctatttatacatttttatatatcttttattctaCAACAAAATCAtctaattattaactaatacCATTTAAAACTCTGAAGGAGGCAGAACAGTCACATTCACCGCACATCATAAACCCAGAGGCGCAGGTCGTCCGTGGTTCGTCATCCTCCACCGCCGTTCATCTGTGCCACCTTCCTCCTTGGCGCTCATCCTTGACGCCGCCTTCCTCCTCCTCAGCGGTCATCCACAACGCCGCCTTCATCTTCCTCGTCGCCGTTCGTCCACATCAGCGTTGCCGTTCGTCAGCGCCGAAAACATACCTAAGGTTTGGATGGGTCTGTGTTTATAATGTGCacatagtatttttatattttaattagtttctaAATAAAATCAAGTGAATGAACAATCTTGATTTTTAAAACCCTAGCCAcctttagtcaccaaaaaaaccCTAGCCACCTTTGACGTTTTTGCAGGCAAATTCGTGGGTTTGTTTGAGGACTGGAAGCTAAAGGTGCTCACAAAAATTTGACGTGGCATTACGAGACTACATATAAATACACAGAATAACATAATAGACTGTGTGTGTGAAAGAGATGAACTGAGTTAGAACCATATCTCAAGGAAGGAAATGGAGAATGCAACAACCAATTCTCCATGTGAAGAGGAACCAAAACAAGATGAGCATGCATCTGCACCACAGGCACAAGAAGCAGGAGGATGGAGATCAGTCTACTACATTATtggtaaaaaaacaaaagataaagaaCGTTTTTCctataatattaattagtaaaaaccctaatcttttttataattttgttgcTTAATTTGGGTTTTTGAAGGTAATGAGTCGTTCGAAAAATTGGCATCAATGAGTTTGATATCGAATCTGACGATGTACCTGCTAACGAGGTACAATTTGAGTGCAATATTTGTGGTGAATGTGGTTCAAATTTGGAATGGATCATCCAATGTTGCATCCATAATCGGTGCTTTCATTTCTGATACTTATTTGGGAAGGTTTCGCACCCTCTTATTTGGCTCCATTGCATCACTTCTGGTAAGCAAATCAATCATCACATCAATGTCACAATTACCAGGATAATGTTTCATttcattattaaatatatttccCCCTTTTGGTAGTGTAACATTAACAAATTAGGGTTTATGTCAAGGAATTACTCTAATGAACTTTTAAGTTGAAATAAGTtaaaacccaagagatatattTTGATGGAATAAATTATCATTTCTGACCATAAAAAATATCCAATGCTTATAATTTTGACTTTGATATAGTTTTATCGAATATTTACGTTAGTTTATATTGTCTGTGCTTAAATTCTTAATGATAAGAAATGATCATTTATTCTATTGTGAAATTGTTAAATGTTTTATTGATTGAGTTATTAACATGGGGTAGAACATGAATTACATGGACAGGGTATATTGATAATGACCCTAACAGCAGGTATACATCAATTGAGGCCTGCTAACTGCACTGATAGGCCACATTGCCAGTGGCCACAACCGTGGCAGCTTGGTATACTCTTTTTCGCCCTCGCCATGTTATCTGTTGGCGCAGGTGGAATTAGGCCGTGCAACATTGCATTTGGTGCTGACCAATTCGATACCAAAACAGAGAAAGGCAGGGCACAATTGGAAAGTTTTTTCAATTGGTGGTACTTCACCTTCACCATTGCACTTGTGATCGCGCTAACCGGCGTTGTCTACATTCAAACCAATGTTAGCTGGACCTTAGGATTCGCCATTCCAACACTCTGCCTTGCTTTCTCAATAGCAATCTTCTTAATCGGTCAGCACACTTACATTCGAAAGAAGCCTCAGGGGAGTGTCTTCTCTGATATGGCAAAGGTGATCACTGCAGTGTGTCGAAAGTGCAAGCTTAAGACCTCTGATAGAACACGTTACTATGATCCTGGTCCATCAGAATTGGACCACAACAATGTTAGGCTTGTTCGTACAGATAGGTTCAAATTTCTTGAGAAGGCTGCTATAATTTCTGATCCTAGTGAGTTGAATGAACAATTGAAACCGAAAAATGTTTGGAGGCTTTGTAGCTTGCAGCAAGTTGAAGAATTAAAATGCTTATTGGGAATTCTACCAGTTTGGGTGACAGGAATATGTTGCTTCATTGTAATGGATCAGCAGAACACATTTGGTGTTCTTCAAGTTATTCAAACAAACAGATCAATTGGGAAACATTTCAAAGTTCCACCAGGTTGGATGAACTTGGTCTCAATGGTAGCACTTTCAATTTGGATCTTCATCTACGAATGCATCTACATTAGAGtgacaaagaaaattaacaaaaaggCTACTCGGTTAAGCATGAGCCTAAGAATCAGAATTGGGATTCTTTTGTCAATTTTGTGCATGCTAGTGGCCGCAATTGTTGAGCAGAAGCGCCGTGACTCAGCTTTGAGAGCAAAATCGTTTACTTCGCCGATGAGCTTTGCAGTGCTGCTGCCACAGTTTGCACTGTCGGGTCTCAATGAAGCCTTTGCTGCTGTGTCCATAATGGAATTCTTCACCACGGAGATGCCCGAGAGCATGAGGACTGTGGCTGGTGCTGTTTTCTTTCTGAGCTTGTCAATTGCAAACTACTTAGGATCATTGATTGTGAACATTATCCATAAAGCTACATCACATGGTGGGAGAAATTCATGGCTTGGTGGGAATGATTTGAATGACAATAAGCTTGATTACTACTATTATCTAATTGCTGCACTTggtgttttgaattttgtttactTCAATTTCTTTGCTAGCCATTTCTTGGGTAAAAAACCTAGCAATGATACAAAAAAGGTGCAGCCAAAGAATTCAATACCAAACCAGCAGAATGGAGAGCCACCTCAAGAGAAGGTATTTGACATAACAATTGATCCAAGATGAAAGAGGGAACATGATCATGCTAATTtgatacattttattttattgttgtttagtTTAGGTGTGACTGTCACAATCTTTTTTGCCTTGAACACTTTGTTGTGCTAATTATGTGTGGTATATTGCAGATCATAATTTAGATTTAGATATCAAGTTTGATGAACTAGCCTTCACCAGTGATTATAGTTGGTTACGTTACTTTCTCGCACACAATTTTAAACTGTGCACTTACTAATTttcatattatataaatttgtatGTTTAAATCTTGGGCTTTAAGCCCcgtttaagataaaaaaaaaatcaaggtaAAAACTGACATTTTTTTGTGCCAACAGAATTTTTATGCACATGCCTCGGTTTTATTTTCTGGtttcatatcttcttcttctctagtGATATAATTCCCACTATCTTTTTTTCctaccttttctttctttcctctaaaataataaaacattaaGATTTTTctgttcataaaaaaaaaaaaattaaaactcatGCAACATGATAAAGAGAAAAGATTATTAAGTTTCTGAAACATTCTGTTCAATTCTGACCCGTAAGTATGTGTCTCATGCCAGAGTTTTGGAAATCAATAACTTCCATGCAaatatctaatataaaaaattgatgaTATTTATACAAAAACCAACTCACTCTCCAACTGACTAATTTTGTGCTCTTCTATATAGATTAGATGAGATTCACACTTGAGACCAGTGTGAACAAAGAAACAAATAGATGTGATATTTACACACACATTTTTGCACATATTTTGTCATTTATGAGCAGACTTGTCTAAACAAATAATTTCTTGGTTTAAAATGAGAATAAACATGCactttttaatttgtatgtGATTTTAGATTTGATAATTTTCAGAAAAATAATGTAATATCGTTATTTATTGAGATATGATGATCATAATTCATCTTTTGCGAATtgtattcttaaaaaataaaaaaatacaatttattctCCGAAATAAATTCgattctatttttcaaaagaaaaagatgcgAATTCTctctttgaaaattaaaaaatattgcaaTTCATCATTttgcttttcaaaaattaattaaaaaatgataatttttctccaaaaaaaattgtttgtctCTACATTTTCTGTAAATCACTAATAATCTCCATTTTTGAGAAATTTTGCCTCCCaacaaatcatataaaaatctTTTAACCTCAAAATTGAACATTTGATTAAGAGAGTATGAGAAAATTTCGCTACTCCGTTATTTTGGTCACATGAGGTTGCGTTTGCACTTTGGAGAGCATAACTAATCAATAACATGAGGCAAGTAGCAGTAGAAGACATGGAGATGGATCAATCATTGATTAGAGCAATGCTAGTTAGTGCCCTGACACATCAAAGCCTCCAACTTTGAACGTTGAGTCTCTTCACACATTTGAAGTTAGTAtcaaaattgttgttgaattacgTATACTTATTTATTGCCACACTGATACCGCAGATGCTCCTACACATATGAATATTCTACATTTCTTCTACCcgtgtttatttatctttttctctatgataagtattatttaattgttGAGTTCCATTAcacatttaaataattttacatttttgtCGCAggattttgtcttttttttttcttttcttctttttttttcttttctcttttttttttcattattgtcATGGTCATTACCACCATACCATCACACTCatctcctcctctttctctttctatttcttttttatttaaatttctttcatcttctccttttttttcttcttccttctccatCATTATTATTGACTTATTGTCATCGTTAACGACACCAACATTTTGCTAACATTTTTATTGATTCTAATTTTATACGGTGATCGAATgaaccaaaaatattattaaaatgaaaTCATTGTATAATACCAAATGAACTGAAAATGATCTATTATATAAATTCGAATTTAAGAACATCTGCTTCTCGAATGAgccaaaaatattatcaaaacaaaattattgtataatatcaaaaatgaatagaaaattgtccattatataaattcgaatTTAGAAACACTTGCGTCTCGAATGAACCGAAAATTAGCGTAAAACGAAATCATTGTATAATACCAAATAAACCGAaaattatccattatataaattcgaatTTGATGATAATGATAACGACGACACCTATTAGAAGAAGACAATGATGATAacaatgatgattatgatgatgatgacgatggaagagaaggataaaaaaaaagaaagagacgaaATTCCAATAggaagagaaaaatatattGTTGGTGACGACGGtcacaaaattaagaaataatgaaaaaaagaggAGACATAGTATTTAGagtaaagaaaaagatgaagaagaaaaaacgtaaaaaaaaaaatgcataactCAAATCaacttaaatataaaattgtttaaatGTGGACAATTACTCTTAATTGTTTCATCGGCATTGATTGATCAAGTTTTGTTCTTCTAAATGCTGTAATAATCTCAAAGTTgatctttattattataaaagcgAATACAAGTCAAAATAAATAGGGGCCCTTTGCCAACAACTAGTTGCATCATGAATATATTCAGGTTTTGAGTTTGAGTTGTCAGAATAAAATTTGGATTAAATTTTAagttcttttttaatatttaaaatattatacttttgtttccaaagttttattttgtcttattattttactaaagttaaaatacttttttaagaatattattttttattacaatttttttctattatttttttactaatttcacTCTCAAATcactataattattaaaattactatAACTAGGATTATTGTCTAGAAGATGATAACGGCAAAAAAGAGTATTtgtggaaaaaaaaatttaattttgacaaaaaaccaaaaataggaCAATACGACATTTGAggcaaaataaaaagttttaaatattaaaaataaaattaagacttaacaaaaattttaggaagtaaaataatattttattataaaaaaagtatagagaaaTTCTCGCTTCTTTTACAATGCTTTAGTTCAGTTTGGTCGAATTAGTTGTGTTTTTATAAATAAGGTTCATTTAGCCATAGTTTAATTGAAACAAGATATTCAATAACtactaaaagataaaaatcacTCTAAAAAGtcaagataataataaaagtgCGCTTTATAAGTTGTATATCATTCTATTTGAGGTGAATTACAGAATAATGATGCGATTTGGCATTTTTCGCAAATTTGGTGTAAAACTAAAAACATGTTTTGAACGAATTCTAACAAATAAATATGTAGGttgaaaaaataacttttactATA is part of the Arachis duranensis cultivar V14167 chromosome 1, aradu.V14167.gnm2.J7QH, whole genome shotgun sequence genome and encodes:
- the LOC107467624 gene encoding protein NRT1/ PTR FAMILY 2.8 isoform X2; translated protein: MTLTAGIHQLRPANCTDRPHCQWPQPWQLGILFFALAMLSVGAGGIRPCNIAFGADQFDTKTEKGRAQLESFFNWWYFTFTIALVIALTGVVYIQTNVSWTLGFAIPTLCLAFSIAIFLIGQHTYIRKKPQGSVFSDMAKVITAVCRKCKLKTSDRTRYYDPGPSELDHNNVRLVRTDRFKFLEKAAIISDPSELNEQLKPKNVWRLCSLQQVEELKCLLGILPVWVTGICCFIVMDQQNTFGVLQVIQTNRSIGKHFKVPPGWMNLVSMVALSIWIFIYECIYIRVTKKINKKATRLSMSLRIRIGILLSILCMLVAAIVEQKRRDSALRAKSFTSPMSFAVLLPQFALSGLNEAFAAVSIMEFFTTEMPESMRTVAGAVFFLSLSIANYLGSLIVNIIHKATSHGGRNSWLGGNDLNDNKLDYYYYLIAALGVLNFVYFNFFASHFLGKKPSNDTKKVQPKNSIPNQQNGEPPQEKVFDITIDPR
- the LOC107467624 gene encoding protein NRT1/ PTR FAMILY 2.8 isoform X1; protein product: MENATTNSPCEEEPKQDEHASAPQAQEAGGWRSVYYIIGNESFEKLASMSLISNLTMYLLTRYNLSAIFVVNVVQIWNGSSNVASIIGAFISDTYLGRFRTLLFGSIASLLGILIMTLTAGIHQLRPANCTDRPHCQWPQPWQLGILFFALAMLSVGAGGIRPCNIAFGADQFDTKTEKGRAQLESFFNWWYFTFTIALVIALTGVVYIQTNVSWTLGFAIPTLCLAFSIAIFLIGQHTYIRKKPQGSVFSDMAKVITAVCRKCKLKTSDRTRYYDPGPSELDHNNVRLVRTDRFKFLEKAAIISDPSELNEQLKPKNVWRLCSLQQVEELKCLLGILPVWVTGICCFIVMDQQNTFGVLQVIQTNRSIGKHFKVPPGWMNLVSMVALSIWIFIYECIYIRVTKKINKKATRLSMSLRIRIGILLSILCMLVAAIVEQKRRDSALRAKSFTSPMSFAVLLPQFALSGLNEAFAAVSIMEFFTTEMPESMRTVAGAVFFLSLSIANYLGSLIVNIIHKATSHGGRNSWLGGNDLNDNKLDYYYYLIAALGVLNFVYFNFFASHFLGKKPSNDTKKVQPKNSIPNQQNGEPPQEKVFDITIDPR